From Hemibagrus wyckioides isolate EC202008001 linkage group LG11, SWU_Hwy_1.0, whole genome shotgun sequence:
aaagagttaactgttagaaaaacatctgggtgtgtttgagattttattgcaaatgacAGGTTATGTGATGTTAATGTACCCATAAATGGAATGAGATAAGAGGCTACTTAACTTCAAcctatgttttatataagcagAACAAAGAGACATTCAAGGAGAGGTGTGTGAATGTTCTCCAAGTAGTTTGAAATTCTGGGTTTTCGGTTCATATCAGTCAGATCAGAAGTAACTAGTAACTAGCTACTTTAGTTTTTTCATTAGatacttttttactcttactaaagtaactattaagattgttacttttacttttacttgagtaaatatttccataagtacttgtacttttacttgagtacagATCTTGGATACTCTACCCACCTCTGactgtaatgccttactgtctggatgatCCAGTAGGTACATAAGCAAGCTCCAGTTAGTTCAGAATGCAGCAGTTTGAGTTCTAACTAGAACCattagatatgaacacatcactcttccacactgcattggctcccagtTAAATTTCGGATTGGttataaaatacaacaaatgaCATATAAAGCACTGAATTGTCTTGAGCCAAAGTACCTGAGCAAACCTTTGTTTTTTATGATCTGCCACACCTACTTCGATCAAAAAGTGCAGGCTATTTGGTAGTGCCTCAAGCAGTAAAGGTTACATCAGGGGGCTGAGCTTTttctgcacatttttttttgcacattttgatGCCCTAACTCTGGATGGAGTCTCGATGCTTGGGGATGCACTCTGCTGCTGGGGATGGCGCCATGTGGACAGTTTTGAGACTCATGGGACTGCTGTGGTAGAACCACTTCGAGATCATGGTGCTTTCTTTGAACTACTGTTGTGGCAGTTTGTTTTGCACTCGGGTGAACATTTGAAGACTTCAGCAGGAAGAAATTAGCATTAAATCTaaaatgaactcagaaattacgCTGACCTATAAGTTGCTCAGGAACACTTCATTGCACAATTCCACCTCACTATAAACAGTGGTAAAAAGGACATTATAAATAATCTCACTCtatggtgtcacccaaatgagggtGGGTTCTCTTTTGAGTGTGGTTgcactcaaggtttctttctcatatcatgTCAGGGAGTTtgtccttgccactgttgcctcaggtttgctcattatggataacTATTTATTCTTAAACTttttcttaaacattttaattctatatctttatatttctgtaaatctgctttgaaaCAATACAatgttaaaagtgttatacaaATGGAGTTAGGGCTTTAAAATTAGAGTGACTGTCTTTTGAAACACTGGTCGACTGATATTCACTTTTTCAGTTGCCATAGCCAGTGCCGATATTTAAAGAGTAGGGAGGCCAATGTTCAATTTGTTGCTGATTTTTTTACCGATACCATTTTACTATGTTACAAATGACAATACCATACATTAGCTTAACCCTTTCACCCTGGAGATGTGCCGGGGTGAGCAACATGAGAACAACATGAGAACTTCTGTTGCCCAGAGCCAGGCCTTGTTTGGGAGAAGTGGGCACTTTAAGAGCCCACTGTGGAACATGATGTGGGAATGAAAGTTTTTAAGAAAATGTCACACAAACAGGTATgggtaataaaaatatagtttattaaaaacataatgATAATAGACCTTTCAGCAGGACTGCATTAGGACAGGGCTAGTGGGGCTGTAGTCATAGGACTATTTGCAGGGTATAGTCAGTCTCAGATGAAGAGTCCTTGCTTGAACTTAGACCATGGAGGTGAGCCGGAAGGAGTGATGGGTGCATAGTTCATTTCAGTCTGAATGGAAGCATGGGATACATTTACAGCTGGCAGGATGTAATAGAATGAGGGGGGGATTCCAGAGGAATAGGAAAGATGCAGAGTTGATCCAGTAGGGCCATTAGGTCAACAGCCAAATGAGCCAGCTGGTGAAAGAGATGCTGTCCTAAATTAGAGCGGTTGAACCCACGATTGAAGGAGGATCTAGTACTGGAAGCTGGTAACAAACAAATAGAggaaatatgaatatttttcaGGGAATAATCAGCGCACAATGTAGTGCATACAGACCTATAAAGCATAGTAGTGATAAGCATAAGAGGCACATACAATCTAACGTCCAAGAATATGCAGTTATTGAGCActttagaataaaaaagaacagGAGAAAAGGAATACTCACACATGATAAAGGTAATCCAAAAGGGAGACTAACCAGGGAATGTCTGCTCATCTTGGTGTCTGGAAGAAGTGACCATACACCCAGTGTCTAAAACTATGTAAAAGAAAGCCACCAGCAGCATGAGAATGGAGGGCTTGCATGGCTCAGGATATCACTGAGTCACCCATTCCCACTAACCTTTCTTGTCTGTGTTCCAACAGATCACCAGAGAGCTTTGGGTGTGAGCAGAAATAGGATGACTGGCTGACTCCAGCATTGCTGGAGTCAGGTATGCTAAGTGGAGGGGGTCAACACTGACCAAAGTCCACCAGCATTGTACTTCATCTGTGGCATGTTCTTGTACCAACAAGCAAAGCACGAGCACCATGCCCTTTGGGGCCCACAACACCCTCAGCAAATTGTGGGATCAATTTCTCTGGCCTGGAATGGTCGCAGAGGTCCTACACTACTCTTGCTATCGCTAACCCTTTCTAATGCCTGGATGCACACctctaaaactaaaaaaagaaataaattaaaaaaagaaacaattgcTTTATTCCTCACACCCAGTTTGCCCAAGCATATCTGCACTGCATGCTACCATGCTCGCACCCTTCACCCTCACCTCTAAATTGAAAATAAAGAGCACTTTTCCACCTATCTCTGGTtctggtgtgtctgtgttcagcctGTCATAGCTGCAGTATTGCTACATGCTCTAGTTCTGGATCATCAACTGGAGGattctcactgctgctgaggatggcccCATGGTGACGGCCTGTAGATACATGGGAATGCTGTGGATAATACCACTTGGAGACCGTGGTGTTGTTGTTCCTGTCTCCAACATTGAACATTTGCTTGGCCGGAAGACGTTTAtgttaaatgtataataaattcAGAAATTATACAGATGCTCATACTcataagttgctcaaaagctcctgggtacacaattccacttgactatatacaaTTGTAGAAAGTGAActtaatcacactctccggtgtcacccataTGAGGATGGGTTGTCTTTTGAGTCTgattcctttcaaggtttctttcttataTTGTTTCATAGAGTTTTCTCTTGGCATCATTGCCTCTTCCTTGCTcattaagaataaatataaatttttaactttgtcattttattctgaattttttatattcctgtaaagctgctctgtgacAATATCagttgttaaaagcactatatgcATTTGCCATTTCAATAAGCTTTTGCAATATCACAGCATTTATTTCCATCCAGTGTTACTTTGTATCTTGCCAAGATCTTGCCAACACTGCCCCCACAGTCTTAATAGGCATCACTTTAGCAGACTATCTTCTTACCCTGATGTGTCCATCACTCTGGAACTGGATAAATCTGGACTCATTAGACCACGTGACTGTTTTCCATTGTTCCAGTGTCCAATTTTTATGCTCCCTAGCAAACTTGAGCCATATTTTTATTAGCCAAACTGCTAAAAGGTTTTCTTAAGGTTACACAGCTGTTTAGTCACAACTACTTAAGTTCTCTTTGCATTGTGCATGTGGAAATGCTTCTACTTTCACTATTAAACATTGCTGTGAGTTATGCTGTTGTTTTTTAGATTTGATTTCACTACATGTTTACGTGATCTCCGATCACGATCATTCAATGTGTTTTTCCGACCACATTTCTTCCTCAAAGATGATGGTTCACATGGAATAACATTAGGATGGTTGGGGTCCCTGAGGATACTGTCATCAACACTACAGTTGTCACTACACTGCTTAAGGAAGCCTTTAAACTGGATGAAACGCCACTGTTAGACTGGGCACATAGAATCATAGAAGCCATGGGTAGTGTTTTTATCCAGTGTTAACAGGATAACGGGGTGAAATGAAACTAATGTGATAAGTTTCTGTTTTGCAGTAATATCataatatcagtgtgtgttttctcactcTTCCTGTTACATAATGGGGTATATCATTATTAGAAGTGCCTACTGTCATATATTAAGATTTTGTGGGAGTCATCGATCTCTCAGCTTCAGGTTAAGCTCAGGTTATTCTCCGAGTTGATGTCACAGTTTTGTGGCAGCAGTGTTTTTTCTCTTGTTCTTGTATTGTTGTCTCCCTTTTGgagactttttttaaaaaatcttttttggGGGGTGTTTGTTCataggtctgtgtgtgtttagggagGAGGGGGGTCCTGGACATTTGGAAGTATTTATTTGTTCTTAAATTCATTTATACTTAAATGTGTTCTTTTAAGTTGAATTCCGGTATTCCTGGTGTAGGAACATCTGTCCATTTCATTAGCTGGAATATACGTGGCATGAGTATCCCATCTAAACGTGGTAAAGTTTTTAGCCATTTGAAACGGCTTAACTCAGACATAGTGTTTTTGCAAGAGACACCTCTCAAATTTAAAGATCATTACAGGCTGCAGGCTCCATGGATAGGGCATGTCTTTCATTCTAACTTTAATTCTAAATTCAAGAGGAGTTTGGTATTGATGGTGTGCatttttctacagtggttttgtACCAATTCATTTtgctatattattaaataaaaatctatgattattttttatctttaaatagGGTTGAAAGATATGTGGATCTAACAGCAATACGTTATTTTCTACCAACTTATTTTGATGCCATTTATGTTCTAATTTTCTTGTGGTCTGTTTTAAGGTGGACATGTGACCATTATACCAaagtgctagtttcttctcatGTTTTTCTAAGAATTACATGGATCTACATTATCTAAGTTGCAACATAACACTGACTTAAGTAATCAGTCACCTCTTCAAGTTATGAGAGGTCAGACTGTGATCCAATCATGGATGATAACTCTAGACAGActattgtatatattatatatacacacattataagTGAGATTAGATAATAGTCTGAGATAGGTTCCAACTGTGGAAATTTGActgtattttctatatttaatcagaatgtatcagtgtgtatgagatcaaGAGTGTGACCATTATGAGTGGGAcctattacattttaattaactcCTATTGAATCTAGGATCCTTCCCATTAGGCGAGTCTGATGCATATAACTATATCCGGGCACattagcttcatttaatgctacatactaTTATGATttatccatgttttttttttttattaaacctaGTACAATAAACTACTCATCAGTAATAGTAATTATTAAAGGTATtaattaataagtaataataataatatttaacagtcctagcttcagctCAAAGGTGCTATCTGTACATTCATGATTGTACAGATTTAATTTTATGCTAATCAGGTTGCTAAAATGAATATAGAGtttctacatttttgtttaactCACAGAACAGTCACAGTTTCAAAACTGTAAAACCTGTGATGACTcattgcagctagcagatgGTTGGCCAGGTCTCCCTGGCCTTGGCTTTAGATGGTCAGTGATTAACTAAGCCTGTTCTAAGGTTATGTGCTAaactgcaagaaatgagagcaacACCTTCCCAAGTTGGATAGACACTGTCCCACCCTAAAAGGCAAGCTTTGCCCTCAAAACGGCTCCAATTATCTGAAACAATTATTTTTAGACAAGCTGTCTGATTTTATGTTGAACCACTGTTGAATGAATGTTACAATAGTAGTGGCTAACATCTTTATTaataagcacacacaaacaccagataTTGTGAAAGGAGTTAATGACTGTTTGTAGTTTCAGTGTGTAACTAGTTAACTATGGGGTCATGAAGTGGAATAAGAAATTTGCTAAAAGAATTATGAAAGGATATACAAATATTTCTATAGAAGTTTCTCAAACTGCTTTCtcattatgaaaaaaaaatccacagtgCAGACCACAAACAGGGAacaatacaaattttaaaaagtttcCAAAAATGATGAGAACAGTCAAGATGTATAAAATATGCTCTTATAGTAGTCCATTCAAATATTTGTGGAATCTGATGCACTGGCATCAAATCTTCAATCTTCAATCTTCCTTCCCTCTCTGCCGCAGGCTCCTGGGTTTTCCATTatctgtcttcttctttttgaaTATGGCTCCAAAGCTACTTTCTTCTCCCAAAGAGGTGATGGTGCGTTCCTTAAACTTAGTTTTGGGCTCTGGGGGAACATCTGAGGATGTGGACGTAGAACCTCCACTTTCTTTCTGTGGCAGCTGCAAATCCAAATTTTCACTGCAGATAAAATCAACAAATTTtaaagtacaaataaataaactgagaaAAGATCATCACTGTGATATTTAGTGTATTTCATGGACAATAGGAGTATTGGTTATATCcttaaacacacaggcacatcaAATTACATATCATCAGCATGTTATCTCTACAAATTTGATAAAGTATTTACAATGATATTTTTAACAGTACAGTACTCAGTGTCAAATTCAGTAACAATATACTTACAATGGATCCTCATCCTCCTGAATCTGTTCCCAGTCTCCATATGGGtttgcctttttgttttttttagcaggGGGTTCATTCTTTTCTGTATGCACAGATGATTCTACAGTCCCTCcatctttttcctcttcttgcAATTCTTTAACTTTAGTTTCTTTTCCATCATACGCTGGTGGATCTgttatttcttcctttcttttctgaaGAGAATGTACTCTTTACTTTACAATTTACCATTATGTAGAGACTATTATGTAGTATTACTTTAGGCATTAAACAGACTGGATAACACAAGGACCTTACTACTAATAGTTTGAGAATGGCTATAAACTTATTTTCTaatttttgtaaaatatatttcCCAGGGCAAATGCAAAGTGagcaaacagaataaaaatctaaatcaaatgaatatttggtgtgactacCCTTTGGCTTCAAACCAACTTCAATTCTTACAGTTGCATACTTTGTACACTTAAACAAATTTAGGGTTTTTTGTAGGATCAGAGTCAATGTAGGGTGAAACACAGTCATTAGCTAAAACAGAAACAACTGTGTAGAAAGCTTAAAACTAGGTGAGGAACAGCCAAAATCTACTACTAATGTGGGTGGAAGATAAAAGagtttcatgtcacaggtcatacaccatGGCAAGACTGAGCACACAACAAGACACAAGGTAGTCATAGATAGTCTCTCCCAGGCAAAGATTTTAAATCAGACTGGGGTTTCAAGATGTGCTGTTCAAGCTATTAtgaagaagcacaaagaaagAGGAAATGTTGAGGACAGTAGACACAGCGGTCAGCAAAGGAAACTTAATGCAGCAGAAGAAACTTAATACATCATGCTTACTTCCCTTTGACATTGGAAAGAACTGGCAGAAGCCAGTGGGACCCAGGTATTCCCATTTACTGTCTATAGAGGTCTGGCAAAAAAGTGGTCTTCATGGCAGAAATGCAGCCAAAATGGCATACCTCCGATGTGAAAACAAAGCTAACTCAACCATGTGCGAAAACATACAATAGGAATTGGGGTGCAGAAAAATAGCAGCAGGTGCTCTGAACTGATttgcatttctgcaaatggagctggagatttggtcaggattaatAGTGTCCCGAATGCTGAGAAATACAGGCAGATCCTTTTCCATCAAGCACATCAAGCAGATCATTTTCCATGTCATCAGGGAGTTGCcccaaatttattctgcagcaaGACAACGACTCTAAACATACAGCCAATGTCATTAAGAATTAAAGTGAAGAAGGAGTAGTTCTGGAAGTGATGATTTGGCCCCCACAGAGCCTTGAGCTCAACATCATTGAATCTTTCTGGGATTACATGAAGACACAAAGGGATTTAAGCAACCTATATCCACAAAGGATCTGTGTTTAGTTCTCCAAGATATTTGGAACAACCTACCTGCCTTCCTTCAAATACTGTATGCAAGTGTACCTAGAATAATTGTTATTGTTTTACAGGCAAAAGATGGTACACATTTCACTGATTTTgttctcttctgttcatttactttcaaTTTTGTTAATTGTTAAAAAGAAACTATTAACACTtctatttttgaaagcattGTCACTTAACAGCATTTtttcacacctgcctaaaactTTTGCATAGTACTGTGTATATAGTTTCTTACCCTGAAGCTAATTTTGGATGCATGGAACTGTTTGGTATTTGGAGCCTCTTTGCCAGAGTGGGATTCTGGCTGAGACATAAGTTCCTCATTTGTTTCAGCTGGGCTTCCCCCTTTAGGGGAAAACACAGATGGCTTTTCCCATGTAGACTCTGGAAACAGAGAAAATGACTAATACATTGGTTTCCTctgacaaacagacaaaacctGTAGAAAGCTTGTATTAGAACCAAATACATAGACATTATGATAAAAACCCTATTGTGGACaagatttatttaacagttttaCATAATATGTTATATGTTTTTGATTATACATTGCTGTGAATAACAAATGCTACAGGTATGGCAACCTGTCTACACACTGTTGCATCATGTCACTATAGTTACAGTAATTTACACTTACAATATTTTAccttctgtcattttttttgtatttccaGCTGTTGCAGTTGTTTGCCACATTCAATGTTGCAATGCTACATATTGTTTTTAAAGGTTATAGCTTTTTTAACATGTGTACAATAACAATGCatgaggttttgtttttgtaagttTTCTTTGTCAGTTATGACATGTAGAGATAAGTGCATTCATGTGTATAAAGTTTAAATCAAATGCACATTAGAACTCTTTTAGTGGTTTaagcaaataaaaacagataagCAGGTAAGCAAATATAAACTGGCTTAAAACCTGATTTGGGTGCAGTTATACCTGCAATTTTATGACTATTTGTGAATATTTGTTATCCAGAATCATGATGCTTACAATGCAAGATAACTACCTGATATACATGGGGTATATCTTGTGTAAATCTGAACTCACCTCCAGTCTTTGTGTTATAGTAGTACATATATCCCTCTGGGCTTGTAGCTTCCATCCATACACTCTGTAAAATGTGCTCAGTATGTAAATTCTAATATTGTATTACtatataaaaaattttattaacttatttattacatatgaaTTACCTAATATTATATTTGATATTCAACTGTTAAAGATACATATATCTTTCACAATTGAatacaaatattacaaatattaaataaaatattcacctTAGACTGGTCTGTAGCTGATGACACACTTTGACCTTGAAATCCTTCTGGTATCTCCCACTGAGACTCTAAAATCAATGATATATTTAAGTTGTTTGTGCACAAAACATGTCAAATTTGTCAACATATTATCTGAAGTGTTTAATTGTTTTGCACTGTATGCAGGGAAACATCAGATTTAGGTAGAAACCAACCTCcagttgttgtgttgtagtagTAGATTTGTCCATTGTCAGTTGTTCCTTGTACCCAGTCATTAGATTCACTTTTGCTGTCAGGTTCTGCAGTATCTCCAACCTCAGATATCTGAGCTTTAGCTTGAGCCTGAACAGGAGTTTCTAAATAACATTGTAGAACAATCAACAAGCCATATGGAGATACAAAACTGTATTATGCATATATACATGAATTATATACATGAGCAATGAAAACAGAAATGACTATTTGCACAATTCTATGCTTACTTATGGTTCTGCCCCACATGACCAAACTGTTCCTAATAAGTTCATTTTCTTAGTTAACTCAATGGACCAGTACAATTTTGTTATGCTGTAAGACTATTCTAATAAGaggaaaatgtattattttgttgTAATTTTTTGACAATTCTGCATAGTATTGAAAATGGGTGTGCATACAGATAACCTAACTCCTGCCACAACTTCATAGATTCACCACTGTCAAAAATgtacatccaaaaaaaaaattgagtaaTGTTAAAATGACACATTTTCTGTATATAATGTTACCTGCTTCAGCTTTTAGTCTTTTCATGTCTTCTTCATATGCTTTCATAGCAGCCTCTTCCATTGCTGCAAATTCCTTGGACATTTTTTGCACTTTCTTGGCTTTTTCCGTGCTGTTCTTTTTAATCTGTAATAAACATGAGAGGAATGGTGAAAAATATTTGGTCGTATGCATGATCACCACACACCCATCTCTTATCTCCACACAAATATACCATGGCTTACGATGATACCATTTTGCCTCAATCTTTCATTAGAGCAGCCCCTACTGGCCTTTTAGGTACCTGCAATAACAGCGGAAAGGGAATATGTCTGCTTTATAAGAGCCTTAGGGCTTCTTAAATGTGGCAAAAGGCTTTAACTTACCTCTTCGATTTTGGCGGCAACATTTTGTTTGTGGTTTTTTCCTCTCTCGTGAAATTCTATGCTCTGTTCCGACAtaacaaaaagaacaaacttaTTAAATATGTCAAGGGTCGACAACTATGTTACAGCAACAGCTATAATACTAACTCTAGATTTAGGGAAATGGCTCCAGGAATTTGGACTACTCACAGGCTTGTTGTCTGCAATCCAGCACTTGCAATATTGACAGAATTTTTTGGGCTGGGATTTCCAGTAGTCCGCcctgcatttaaaaaaacaacaacatggttGCACGTATTCATAACTCTCAACACGAGTTTATTCACGTGACAGAAGACAGAATGCCCATAGAAGATAAATATAATACGTTTGAGAAAAACAATCATATATGCAATTAAAAATTTACTGTTCAATTTACTGTTACTTACATTACTTTCGTAATTTATTGTAG
This genomic window contains:
- the wbp4 gene encoding WW domain-binding protein 4; the protein is MADYWKSQPKKFCQYCKCWIADNKPSIEFHERGKNHKQNVAAKIEEIKKNSTEKAKKVQKMSKEFAAMEEAAMKAYEEDMKRLKAEAETPVQAQAKAQISEVGDTAEPDSKSESNDWVQGTTDNGQIYYYNTTTGESQWEIPEGFQGQSVSSATDQSKSVWMEATSPEGYMYYYNTKTGESTWEKPSVFSPKGGSPAETNEELMSQPESHSGKEAPNTKQFHASKISFRKRKEEITDPPAYDGKETKVKELQEEEKDGGTVESSVHTEKNEPPAKKNKKANPYGDWEQIQEDEDPFENLDLQLPQKESGGSTSTSSDVPPEPKTKFKERTITSLGEESSFGAIFKKKKTDNGKPRSLRQRGKED